In one window of bacterium DNA:
- a CDS encoding heme A synthase: MQTLPRSSALALGVASLVAITSLLIVLGALVRANGAGLACPDWPLCFGQAVPEFDLKIAFEWSHRLLAGSVGLIFLALATAILWRPATRGPSVKLLVLSAVLLAMQVFLGASTVWQLLARWSVTSHLLVGNAFNASLLVLALRLWDHAGGKTLGPVAPGIRRAVWGIAILLGVQLIFGGLVSSGYAGLACPEWPTCNGGRWFPSWRGSVGMHLFHRMTGYALVVALIAVAWRSRKVNRVGRITMLAALLGLAQMLVGILNVVLGIPVEITGLHTGLAAGLVLTIAAALHGCYNAEPVRAAERIVSAEPGGTK; this comes from the coding sequence ATGCAGACGCTCCCTCGAAGTTCAGCCCTGGCCTTGGGCGTCGCCAGCCTGGTTGCCATCACCAGTTTGCTGATCGTCCTGGGCGCCCTCGTTCGAGCCAACGGTGCCGGCTTGGCCTGCCCGGATTGGCCCCTCTGCTTTGGGCAGGCCGTCCCGGAGTTCGACCTGAAGATCGCTTTCGAATGGAGCCATCGGCTCCTGGCCGGCAGTGTGGGCCTGATCTTCCTGGCTCTGGCCACCGCCATCCTGTGGCGGCCGGCGACCCGCGGGCCTTCCGTGAAGCTCCTGGTGCTCAGCGCCGTGTTGCTCGCGATGCAGGTGTTTCTCGGCGCGTCGACCGTCTGGCAGCTCCTGGCCCGCTGGAGCGTGACCTCCCACTTGCTGGTCGGAAACGCCTTCAATGCGTCGTTACTCGTGCTCGCCCTTCGCCTTTGGGACCACGCAGGAGGCAAGACCCTCGGCCCAGTGGCGCCAGGCATCCGGCGGGCCGTCTGGGGAATCGCGATCCTGCTGGGGGTGCAGCTGATCTTCGGCGGCCTGGTTTCATCGGGCTACGCGGGGCTGGCCTGCCCGGAGTGGCCCACCTGCAACGGCGGTCGTTGGTTCCCTTCCTGGCGAGGCAGCGTGGGCATGCATCTCTTTCACCGCATGACCGGCTACGCCCTGGTCGTGGCGTTGATTGCCGTGGCCTGGCGGAGCCGGAAGGTGAATCGGGTCGGTCGAATCACGATGCTCGCCGCCTTGCTTGGGCTGGCCCAGATGTTGGTGGGCATCCTCAATGTCGTTCTCGGGATTCCCGTCGAGATCACGGGGCTCCACACCGGGCTCGCCGCGGGCCTGGTCCTTACCATCGCAGCAGCGCTCCATGGCTGCTACAACGCCGAGCCCGTTCGTGCCGCCGAACGCATTGTCAGCGCTGAACCTGGGGGAACGAAATGA